TATCACCATCTCGGAggtgacaaccatcttaccctaatAGTATTGACTGAAACAACTCGTATTCTTCCGCTAATTTATGTCGTCACTTTCCAccaccatcttgagatgatctaggtattcaataGCTATACACTGTACACATGATGGTATTATTTGTGACTTAAGCAATCTCTTGCTATTTTTCTCCTTTAACATCAACTTTAGATAAAGACACAATCACAACGCGATGCAATTAGATCATGAGACAAGGAGCATGTCGTTTTCACGTGTTTGAcacacgatgtgccgaatacaggatATCTAGACGTGTTTGACACACAATCACACTATGTGCCAAGTACATGGCATCTAGACGTGTTTGACAcatgatgtgccgaatacgcttAAGGTTCCACATATTCGATACACCATATACCGAATACTATTTATCTTATATGCTTTTAGTATATCATGTGTCGAAAACTTGATTTCAACACAACATATACCAAATAActttgttatatttgtaaatacaatattttatattatctattttttcaaaacgattcaatatattatctatttttagatttttatctAAAACTATAGCATACTCGGATACTCCACCATGTTCATGCCCTCTACTTGCGTGCCTTAAAAAACCATACCGACCGATGTGAGAACCAGTGGTTGTTGCACGCAATTTGGGTGACGTACCCTTCTCTTCGAAACAGCAAATTAACAAGTGCGCCTGCCCTTTGTCTTCCCCGCActaaggtcatctccaacagctaccttaaatttttatcctaaaaatactattacagcatcccctatcactattacagtattccttatttttttcatctccaacagctaccttatttcttaccttctactactcttttcctCCCTCCAGACCCACTATCACCCTCTatctacagtactgctacattTTACTTCTCCGGATCCACTGTCGGTCCCTATAAACAGTACCACTACAGTGTTACGGTTGCTACAGCAACTCCGCAATTTGCACCTCCGATACTTTCCAGAGCTACAGTACCagatactgtagcactggattcTGCGAATTTGCAAATTTAAAGCCACTGCTGGAGTTAGCCTTAGAGAGAAACGCAGCTGCGCAGCGCTTCATGGCGTGAATGAATGCGGCAGGTGCGGCTGCCAAACTGCATGGCCACCCACGCCCAGCCAAGCTTGGATGGATCTCCGACTCCAAGCTCCTAATCCACCTAgctccactccactccactcctCATCCACGCTCCGGCACCGGCAGGCGTCCAACTGATACCGCTCACGCATTCATTGCGCATTAACTCCCCGCTCGCCAGTCGCCACCCCACCTACTCACTCAGTCACTCCTCCCTCCTCTTAAAACCAGCCGCGTCTCGGTGCCTCTCACTGCCCACGCGCACGCCACCGCTGCCTCCttagctccgccgccgcgccactGTTCCACGCACGAAAGATCGAACCGCACCGCCGAACGAtcttggtttggttgcattgcAGATCAGCGGAGATGGAGCTGCAGCTGGCGGCCGTGCTCGCCTCACTCGCCCTCGGCGGTGCGCTGCTGGTGTTATTCTTCGGCAAGTGGTGGCAGCCGCTGGCCGACGCCGACAGGAACGTCAAGGAGCTGGCCGACGCGGTGGAGGCCCTGCTGCGGCTGCGGGCAGAGCTGCTGAGGAACGACCCGGCGCCGGCGTCGGATCCCGTGCGCGCGTGGCTGCGGCGGGTGCAGGAGGCGCAGGACGAGTTGGCGTCCATCAAGGCGCGGCACGACGGCGGGCAGCTGTACGTGGTCCGCCTCCTGCAGTACTTTTTCCTTTCCACGGGCCCCGTCGGGGGGCTGGCCGAGCAGCAGCTCAAGGCGGTGCTGGCGCTCCGGGAGCAGGGCGCGGCGCTCCTCGAGGCCGCGCTGGCCACGCCGCAGGCGCCGCCGCCCCTGCTCTGCCAGCCGGAGGACCTGGACCTCCCCTCGGAGTCGACGGGACCCGCGAGGGCCCACCTCAACGAGGCGCTCCGTTTCCTCGGCGACTGCGACGCCGCGCTCGGCGTCTGGGGCGCCGGCGGCGTGGGCAAGACCACGGTGCTGAAGCTTGTGCGCGAGGTGTGCGGCCGCGTCGCGCGCTTCGACCACGTCCTGCTCGTGGCGGTCTCCAGGGGTTGCACAGTGGCCAAGCTCCAGAGGGAGGTCGTGGCCGTGCTCGGGCTGCGGGACGCGCCGACGGAGCAGGCGCAGGCCGCCGGGATCCTGAGCTTCCTGAGGGGCAAGagcttcctcctcctgctggacggCGTGTGGGAGCGCCTGGACCTGGAGAGGGTCGGCATCCCGCAGCCCCTCGGCATGGTGGCCGGCAAGGTGAGGAAGGTCATAGTGGCGTCGAGGAGCGAGGCAGTGTGCGCCGACATGGGCTGCAGCAAGAAGATCAGGATGGAGTGCTTCAACGAGGAGGATGCGTGGATCCTATTTCAAACCAATGTTGTCGGGGACACCATCCATCGCCACTCTCAAATTCTCACACTAGCGAGACAGGTAATCAGTTGATCTATCTAATTTAAGCTCAGAAAACCTCTGATCTGTTCAAATCATACGTTGCACTTTCAGGGTTTTGCAACTCATTGCTCATCGCCCTaaaatatttttggaaaaaCATATTTCAACAAATTCCGATCTGATCGGCAATGACGTTTGTGAGATGTGTATAGTGACAGGCCTAGTATTTTAATAATATGGTACATAGTAAAAAAAGCTATCGAGAGCTAATTAGGTTTTGAGATGTCAGGTGCGATAGTGACTATTGAGAAGAGTACGAATGATCTATTGAGTTAAAATATAGTATATGTAATACTGAAATTTTAATAACTACTAATGTCTATATATCTGTTGAGTTACAACTATTACATATGATATGtgatcaatttttttgcaaaaaattaggTATATATATGTGCACCTCCTAATGTAGGCCTGTCATGGGATGTGTATACAGTCAATAAGGACAAAGCTACGTacctttttttaaggaaaagttCCTACAAAATATCTTTGAGATAGTATTTCAATTCAAATGATCTCTGTAGGATATTTTCCCCTTTGGATTGAAATGCTCCAAAATTCCTTATTTTTCTGCATTCCGTTTATTAGTTGGCATAAATGTCTAGATCGACAATCACAGATTTTCAATTTCATATGTTTGATTTATTCAGCCTCTCTGCACTAACTTGCTCTGCCATCAAACAGGTGGCTACAGAATGCAAAGGATTGCCTTTGGCCCTCGTCACCATCGGCCGCGCCATGTCAAATAAGCGCACACCAGAGGAGTGGGCTGAGGCACTCGACACGCTCAAGGCGTCGCAGCTCTCGACTACGCCCGGCTCAGACAAGAGCACGCACACTCTAGTGAAGTTCTGCTACGACAATGTGGAGAGCGACGTGGTGAGGGAATGCTTCCTGACCAGCGTGCTCTGGCCCGAGGACCACAACATCTCAAAGGACGAGCTCGTGCAGTGCTGGATCGGGCTCGGCCTGCTCCCCGAGCTCGCCGACATCGACGAGGCGCACCGGTTCGGGCACTCGGTGATCGCAATCCTAGAGGACGCGCGCCTGCTGGAGAAGGGGGACAACCACCGGTACAACATGTTCCCGTCCGACACGCACGTCAAGGTCCACGACGTCGTCCGCGACGCGGCGCTCCGGTTCGCGCCCGGCAAGTGGCTGGTCCGCGCGGGCGCCGGGCTCAGGGAGCCCCCGCGCGAGGAGGCTCTGTGGCGCGACGCGCGGCGCGTGTCCCTGATGCACAACAGCATCGAGGACGCGCCGGCGAAGGCGGGCGGCGCCCTCTCGAACGCGCAGCCGTCGTCGCTGATGCTCCAGTACAACCGCGCCCTGCCGAGGAGGATGCTTCAAGCGATCCAACATTTCACCAAGCTCACGTACCTGGACCTCGAGGACACCGGGATTTCGGACGCCTTCCCCATGGAGATCTGCTGCTTGGTCAACTTGGAGTACCTCAACCTATCTAAGAACCGGATCCTGTCTCTGCCGATGGAGCTGAGCAACCTGAGCCAGCTCAAGTACTTCTACCTGCGCGACAACTACTACATCCAGATCACCATACCTCCGGGGCTCATCTCGCGGCTCGGGAAGCTGCGGGTCCTGGAGGTGTTCACCGCGAGCATCGTCTCCGTCGCGGACGACTATGTAGCGCCGGTCATCGACGACCTCGAGAGCACCGGCGCGCGCATGGCGTCGCTCGGCATCTGGCTAGACAACACCCGTGACGTGGAGAGGCTCTCGAGGCTGGCGCCGGGCGTGCGCGCCCGGTCGCTCCACCTGCGCAAGCTGGACGGCGCGCGCGCCCTGCCGCTGCTGTCCGCGCAGCACGCGCCGGAGCTCGGCGGCGTGCAAGAGAGCCTGAGGGAGCTTGTGGTCTACGCGTCCGACATCGAGGAGCTCGTGGCCGACGCGCACGCGCCGAGGCTGGAGGTCGTCAAGTTCGGATTCCTGACGAAGCTGCGCGTCATGGCGTGGTCCCACAGCGCGTCGTCCAACCTCCGTGAGGTCGCCCTCGGCGCGTGCCACTCGCTGACGCACCTGACGTGGGTACAGCACCTGCCGTGCCTCGAGACGCTCAACCTCAGCGGGTGCAACGGGCTGACGAGGCTTCTGGGCGGCGCCGGGGACGGTGGCAGTGCCGCGGAGGAGGTTGTCGCGTTCCCGCGGTTGAGGCTGCTGGCGCTGCTGGGGCTGCCCAAGCTGGAAGCCGTCCGCGT
The nucleotide sequence above comes from Phragmites australis chromosome 4, lpPhrAust1.1, whole genome shotgun sequence. Encoded proteins:
- the LOC133916500 gene encoding disease resistance protein RPS2-like; its protein translation is MELQLAAVLASLALGGALLVLFFGKWWQPLADADRNVKELADAVEALLRLRAELLRNDPAPASDPVRAWLRRVQEAQDELASIKARHDGGQLYVVRLLQYFFLSTGPVGGLAEQQLKAVLALREQGAALLEAALATPQAPPPLLCQPEDLDLPSESTGPARAHLNEALRFLGDCDAALGVWGAGGVGKTTVLKLVREVCGRVARFDHVLLVAVSRGCTVAKLQREVVAVLGLRDAPTEQAQAAGILSFLRGKSFLLLLDGVWERLDLERVGIPQPLGMVAGKVRKVIVASRSEAVCADMGCSKKIRMECFNEEDAWILFQTNVVGDTIHRHSQILTLARQVATECKGLPLALVTIGRAMSNKRTPEEWAEALDTLKASQLSTTPGSDKSTHTLVKFCYDNVESDVVRECFLTSVLWPEDHNISKDELVQCWIGLGLLPELADIDEAHRFGHSVIAILEDARLLEKGDNHRYNMFPSDTHVKVHDVVRDAALRFAPGKWLVRAGAGLREPPREEALWRDARRVSLMHNSIEDAPAKAGGALSNAQPSSLMLQYNRALPRRMLQAIQHFTKLTYLDLEDTGISDAFPMEICCLVNLEYLNLSKNRILSLPMELSNLSQLKYFYLRDNYYIQITIPPGLISRLGKLRVLEVFTASIVSVADDYVAPVIDDLESTGARMASLGIWLDNTRDVERLSRLAPGVRARSLHLRKLDGARALPLLSAQHAPELGGVQESLRELVVYASDIEELVADAHAPRLEVVKFGFLTKLRVMAWSHSASSNLREVALGACHSLTHLTWVQHLPCLETLNLSGCNGLTRLLGGAGDGGSAAEEVVAFPRLRLLALLGLPKLEAVRVEGECAFPELRRLQMRGCPRLKSIPMRPARGQCQVRIECDKHWWDALKWAGEDVKSCFVPVL